The following are from one region of the Aquipuribacter hungaricus genome:
- a CDS encoding DEAD/DEAH box helicase — translation MSSPAERFAAARVRRERETSPLGRFVASLEFEPDDFQTEAMQAVADGHGVLVAAPTGAGKTVVGEFAVDLAVRTGRKAFYTTPIKALSNQKYADLVAVHGADAVGLLTGDVSVNGEAPVVVMTTEVLRNMIYAGSPTLAGLGFVVMDEVHYLADRFRGAVWEEVIIHLAEDVQLVSLSATVSNAEEFGEWLATVRGDTRVVVSEHRPVPLWQHVLVDTRLHDLFVDPDGDPVLGLPGEAPGIVNPELVALAREDSRFERRYKGRPQRGGTRPRKRGTPSRAGVVEALDKDGLLPAIHFIFSRNGCDAAVRQCLAWGVRLTTPGERAEIRRVAEERTAALPDADLGVLGWSEWVEALERGLAAHHAGLLPAFKETVEELFRRGLVKMVFATETLALGVNMPARSVVLEKLVKWNGEQHVDVTAGEYTQLTGRAGRRGIDVEGHAVVLWSEGLQPDHVAGLASTRTYPLRSSFAPTYSMAVNLVAQVGREGARSVLELSFAQFQADRGVVGLARQVRKQEEALAGYTEAMACHLGDFESYHRLRTRISTTEKQLSKRAGIDRRADAAATLERLRRGDVIDVPTGKQRGWAVVLDPGLHADGPRPTVLTADRQVRRLDPVLFPAAVQVVATIKVPKHFDAHDTKARRDLTSSMRNALAAVGGGTVAPPQRRRGTGDEGVTGPGELELVRLRRELRAHPCHGCADREDHARWAQRRDELERDHRSLQRKISGRTAVIARTFDRVCEVLDELGYLDGEQLTPAGERLRFVYTQSDLLVAECLRTGIWEGLDGPSLAAVVSTLVFEARREVEGVDPRLPGRGTAEAWTDTVRAWSALTDLEADHRVPPTREPDPGFAAPVWRWAQGQPLETVLRESDLSPGDFVRWCRQTLDLLDQVQASAERGSPLRAAAGDAIARVRRGVVEYSLGATSPA, via the coding sequence ATGTCCAGCCCCGCGGAACGGTTCGCTGCCGCACGGGTCCGGCGGGAGCGGGAGACGTCCCCCCTCGGACGCTTCGTCGCCTCCCTGGAGTTCGAGCCCGACGACTTCCAGACCGAGGCGATGCAGGCCGTCGCCGACGGCCACGGCGTGCTCGTCGCCGCGCCGACCGGGGCGGGCAAGACGGTGGTGGGGGAGTTCGCCGTCGACCTGGCGGTCCGCACCGGGCGCAAGGCGTTCTACACGACCCCGATCAAGGCGCTGAGCAACCAGAAGTACGCCGACCTCGTCGCCGTCCACGGCGCGGACGCGGTCGGGCTGCTGACCGGCGACGTCTCCGTCAACGGCGAGGCGCCGGTGGTCGTCATGACCACCGAGGTGCTCCGCAACATGATCTACGCGGGCTCGCCGACCCTGGCGGGGCTCGGCTTCGTCGTCATGGACGAGGTGCACTACCTGGCCGACCGGTTCCGGGGCGCGGTCTGGGAAGAGGTGATCATCCACCTGGCCGAGGACGTCCAGCTGGTGTCCCTGTCGGCGACGGTGAGCAACGCCGAGGAGTTCGGCGAGTGGCTCGCGACCGTGCGCGGCGACACCCGCGTCGTGGTGTCGGAGCACCGCCCCGTGCCGCTGTGGCAGCACGTCCTCGTCGACACCCGGCTGCACGACCTGTTCGTCGACCCCGACGGCGACCCCGTGCTCGGCCTGCCCGGCGAGGCGCCGGGCATCGTCAACCCGGAGCTCGTCGCGCTCGCCCGCGAGGACTCCCGGTTCGAGCGCCGCTACAAGGGCCGGCCGCAGCGCGGCGGGACCCGCCCCCGCAAGCGCGGCACCCCCAGCCGGGCCGGCGTCGTCGAGGCGCTCGACAAGGACGGCCTGCTGCCGGCGATCCACTTCATCTTCAGCCGCAACGGCTGCGACGCCGCCGTCCGGCAGTGCCTGGCCTGGGGCGTCCGACTGACGACTCCCGGCGAGCGCGCGGAGATCCGCCGGGTCGCCGAGGAGCGCACGGCGGCGCTGCCGGACGCCGACCTGGGCGTGCTCGGCTGGTCGGAGTGGGTCGAGGCGCTCGAGCGGGGCCTCGCCGCCCACCACGCCGGGCTGCTGCCCGCGTTCAAGGAGACCGTCGAGGAGCTGTTCCGCCGCGGCCTGGTGAAGATGGTGTTCGCCACCGAGACGCTCGCGCTCGGGGTCAACATGCCGGCGCGCTCCGTCGTGCTGGAGAAGCTCGTCAAGTGGAACGGCGAGCAGCACGTCGACGTCACGGCGGGGGAGTACACCCAGCTGACCGGCCGGGCCGGGCGTCGCGGCATCGACGTCGAGGGCCATGCGGTCGTGCTGTGGAGCGAGGGCCTGCAGCCGGACCACGTCGCCGGGCTGGCCTCCACCCGGACGTACCCGTTGCGCTCCAGCTTCGCGCCGACGTACTCCATGGCCGTCAACCTCGTCGCGCAGGTCGGCCGCGAGGGCGCCCGGTCTGTCCTCGAGCTGTCGTTCGCGCAGTTCCAGGCCGACCGCGGCGTCGTCGGGCTCGCCCGCCAGGTCCGCAAGCAGGAGGAGGCGCTGGCCGGCTACACCGAGGCGATGGCCTGCCACCTCGGCGACTTCGAGTCCTACCACCGGCTGCGCACCCGGATCTCCACCACGGAGAAGCAGCTGTCCAAGCGGGCCGGGATCGACCGGCGGGCCGACGCCGCCGCCACCCTGGAGCGGCTGCGCCGCGGTGACGTCATCGACGTGCCGACCGGCAAGCAGCGCGGCTGGGCCGTCGTCCTCGACCCGGGCCTGCACGCCGACGGTCCGCGGCCCACGGTCCTCACCGCCGACCGGCAGGTCCGCCGGCTGGACCCGGTGCTGTTCCCCGCCGCGGTGCAGGTGGTGGCCACGATCAAGGTGCCCAAGCACTTCGACGCCCACGACACCAAGGCCCGCCGGGACCTCACGAGCAGCATGCGCAACGCGCTCGCGGCCGTGGGCGGCGGCACGGTGGCCCCGCCCCAGCGCCGGCGCGGCACGGGCGACGAGGGCGTGACCGGTCCCGGCGAGCTCGAGCTCGTCCGGCTGCGCCGGGAGCTGCGCGCCCACCCCTGCCACGGCTGCGCCGACCGTGAGGACCACGCCCGGTGGGCACAGCGGCGCGACGAGCTCGAGCGCGACCACCGCTCGCTGCAGCGGAAGATCTCCGGGCGCACGGCCGTCATCGCCCGCACCTTCGACCGGGTGTGCGAGGTGCTCGACGAGCTCGGCTACCTGGACGGGGAGCAGCTGACCCCGGCGGGGGAGCGGCTCCGCTTCGTCTACACGCAGTCGGACCTCCTCGTGGCGGAGTGCCTGCGCACGGGGATCTGGGAGGGCCTGGACGGGCCGTCGCTCGCCGCCGTCGTGTCGACGCTGGTGTTCGAGGCCCGCCGCGAGGTCGAGGGCGTCGACCCCCGCCTGCCGGGCCGCGGCACCGCGGAGGCGTGGACCGACACCGTGCGCGCGTGGTCGGCGCTCACCGACCTCGAGGCCGACCACCGCGTGCCGCCGACCCGCGAGCCCGACCCGGGCTTCGCCGCGCCGGTGTGGCGGTGGGCGCAGGGCCAGCCCCTGGAGACGGTGCTGCGCGAGAGCGACCTCAGCCCCGGCGACTTCGTCCGCTGGTGCCGGCAGACCCTCGACCTGCTCGACCAGGTGCAAGCCTCGGCCGAGCGGGGGAGCCCGCTGCGGGCGGCGGCGGGAGACGCGATCGCCCGGGTGCGTCGTGGCGTCGTCGAGTACTCCCTGGGCGCGACCAGCCCCGCCTGA
- a CDS encoding 5'-3' exonuclease, with translation MSTLLAVDAATLYFRAFYGVPSSVRAPDGTPVNALRGYLDMTAMLLERFRPEAYAACWDADWRPAWRTDLLPSYKAHRVAQEGDEEVPDELAPQVPLVAEALSLLGLARVEAAGFEADDVCATLARRWTDAGRGAVDVVSGDRDLLQLVDDDAGVRVVYVGKGVRDAPALTAADLQRLYGVADGRGYLHMSVLRGDPSDGLPGIAGIGEKSAADLLRQHGDLHAVMAAAADPSRPMSPARRARLVESLTYVVKALEVVSCVTDAPVEPAAEDSWLLGTPVDDGRLEAFGERWGCARQVARLADLLRAGPAA, from the coding sequence GTGAGCACGCTCCTGGCCGTCGACGCCGCCACCCTGTACTTCCGGGCCTTCTACGGCGTGCCGTCGTCGGTCCGCGCCCCCGACGGGACGCCCGTCAACGCGCTGCGCGGCTACCTCGACATGACGGCGATGCTGCTCGAACGCTTCCGTCCCGAGGCGTACGCCGCCTGCTGGGACGCCGACTGGCGCCCGGCGTGGCGCACGGACCTGCTGCCGTCGTACAAGGCGCACCGGGTCGCCCAGGAGGGCGACGAGGAGGTGCCCGACGAGCTGGCCCCGCAGGTGCCGCTGGTCGCCGAGGCGCTGTCGCTGCTCGGTCTGGCGCGGGTCGAGGCCGCGGGCTTCGAGGCCGACGACGTGTGCGCGACCCTGGCGCGCCGCTGGACCGACGCGGGCCGCGGCGCCGTGGACGTGGTGAGCGGCGACCGGGACCTGCTCCAGCTCGTCGACGACGACGCCGGGGTGCGGGTCGTCTACGTCGGCAAGGGCGTCCGGGACGCGCCGGCCCTCACCGCCGCCGACCTCCAGCGCCTGTACGGGGTGGCCGACGGCCGCGGATACCTGCACATGTCCGTGCTGCGGGGCGACCCGTCCGACGGCCTGCCCGGCATCGCCGGCATCGGCGAGAAGAGCGCCGCCGACCTGCTCCGCCAGCACGGTGACCTGCACGCCGTCATGGCGGCCGCGGCGGACCCGTCCCGCCCGATGAGCCCCGCACGGCGGGCCCGGCTCGTGGAGTCCCTCACCTACGTCGTCAAGGCGCTGGAGGTGGTGAGCTGCGTGACCGACGCACCGGTCGAGCCCGCCGCGGAGGACAGCTGGCTGCTCGGCACCCCGGTCGACGACGGCCGGCTCGAGGCGTTCGGCGAGCGGTGGGGCTGCGCCCGGCAGGTCGCCCGGCTGGCCGACCTGCTGCGCGCCGGCCCCGCCGCCTGA
- a CDS encoding acyl-CoA dehydrogenase family protein, translated as MTGRRRPFPVPERRLPTDEAAELLALVREIAEGELAPVAAEAEERAARLQEYPRDTYRVLGKAGLLGLPYPEEHGGGGQPAVVHLQVLEELARCWGTVAMGVSVHVLACHALARAGTPEQVRRWLPDLLGGDLLAAYCLSESGSGSDAAAMRTRAVRDGDGWVLTGGKAWITHAGMADVYTVFARTSPVADGGRASDGISAFLVPADAAGLSVAAPEHKMGFAGSRTAQVTFDGVRVGADRLLGEEGRGFAVAKSALDAGRLGIAAVAVGLAQGALEDAVAYAREREQFGRPVIEFQGLGWMLADMATAVAASRALYLDGAARLDAGDDPVRVRAAASMAKTFCTDQAVRVTTDAVQVLGGAGYVTDHRVERLMREAKLLQIVEGTNQVQRVVVAGALARS; from the coding sequence GTGACCGGTCGACGACGACCCTTCCCGGTGCCCGAGCGGCGCCTGCCCACCGACGAGGCCGCCGAGCTGCTCGCGCTGGTCCGGGAGATCGCCGAGGGCGAGCTCGCCCCCGTCGCCGCCGAGGCCGAGGAGCGCGCGGCGAGGCTGCAGGAGTACCCCCGGGACACCTACCGGGTGCTCGGCAAGGCCGGCCTGCTGGGCCTGCCCTACCCGGAGGAGCACGGGGGAGGCGGCCAGCCCGCCGTCGTCCACCTGCAGGTGCTGGAGGAGCTGGCCCGCTGCTGGGGCACGGTGGCCATGGGGGTGAGCGTCCACGTGCTGGCGTGCCACGCCCTGGCGCGCGCCGGGACGCCGGAGCAGGTGCGCCGGTGGCTGCCGGACCTGCTCGGCGGGGACCTGCTCGCCGCCTACTGCCTGTCCGAGAGCGGCTCGGGCTCCGACGCCGCGGCCATGCGGACCCGCGCCGTCCGCGACGGCGACGGCTGGGTCCTCACCGGCGGCAAGGCGTGGATCACCCACGCCGGGATGGCCGACGTCTACACCGTCTTCGCCCGCACGAGCCCGGTGGCCGACGGCGGCCGCGCCTCCGACGGCATCAGCGCGTTCCTCGTCCCGGCCGACGCCGCAGGCCTGTCCGTCGCCGCACCGGAGCACAAGATGGGCTTCGCCGGCTCCCGCACCGCGCAGGTGACGTTCGACGGCGTCCGCGTCGGCGCCGACCGGCTGCTCGGCGAGGAGGGCCGCGGCTTCGCCGTCGCCAAGTCCGCGCTGGACGCGGGCCGGCTGGGCATCGCCGCCGTGGCGGTCGGGCTGGCGCAGGGGGCGCTCGAGGACGCCGTCGCCTACGCCAGGGAGCGCGAGCAGTTCGGCCGGCCCGTCATCGAGTTCCAGGGTCTCGGCTGGATGCTCGCCGACATGGCTACCGCCGTCGCCGCGTCGCGGGCGCTCTACCTCGACGGCGCGGCCCGTCTCGACGCGGGGGACGACCCGGTGCGGGTCCGGGCGGCGGCGTCGATGGCCAAGACGTTCTGCACCGACCAGGCGGTCCGCGTGACCACCGACGCGGTGCAGGTGCTCGGCGGCGCCGGGTACGTCACCGACCACCGGGTCGAGCGGCTCATGCGCGAGGCCAAGCTGCTGCAGATCGTCGAGGGCACCAACCAGGTGCAGCGGGTCGTCGTCGCGGGGGCGCTCGCCCGCTCCTGA
- a CDS encoding Lrp/AsnC family transcriptional regulator encodes MTAADSRASVDDLDRAIVRALASDGRMSYTDLGKLTGLSTSAVHHRVRRLEERGVLLGYRAVVDPGLLGLPLTAFISLTPLDQAAPDDVPDRLRDLAEVEAIHAVAGEANYMIKVRVPTPSTLENLLTTIRQKADVSTRTTVVLSTPYEDRPPRV; translated from the coding sequence GTGACCGCCGCTGACAGCAGGGCCTCCGTCGACGACCTGGACCGGGCCATCGTGCGCGCCCTCGCCTCCGACGGGCGGATGTCGTACACCGACCTGGGCAAGCTCACCGGGCTGTCCACGTCCGCGGTGCACCACCGGGTCCGCCGGCTCGAGGAGCGGGGCGTGCTGCTCGGCTACCGGGCCGTCGTCGACCCGGGCCTGCTGGGCCTGCCGCTCACGGCGTTCATCTCGCTCACCCCGCTGGACCAGGCCGCGCCCGACGACGTGCCGGACCGGCTGCGGGACCTGGCCGAGGTGGAGGCGATCCACGCGGTGGCGGGCGAGGCCAACTACATGATCAAGGTGCGGGTACCCACGCCGTCGACGCTGGAGAACCTGCTGACGACGATCCGGCAGAAGGCCGACGTGTCTACCCGCACGACGGTCGTGCTCAGCACCCCGTACGAGGACCGGCCGCCGCGGGTCTGA